From Xylanivirga thermophila, the proteins below share one genomic window:
- a CDS encoding ABC transporter ATP-binding protein — protein MIKRFMKYYKPHVKLFLLDFICAFFMAGLDLVFPSAVSHIIDNVLPAKDMKLMIRISIFLLALYILYYILQYIVEYYGHVLGTKIEYDMREELFQHIEKLSFSYFDENKTGHIMSRLVNDLNDISELAHHGPEDLFIASVTLIGTFIILLKTHLWLGIITFSIVPLMIWFAVDKNKRMQLAFKDMRLKIADINAQAEDSISGIRVVKSFNNEEYEQEKFKKGNEGFTRSKQNAYKTMAEFFTGISFLSNIINLAVLFAGGIFYYKGQITTGELMGFILYVSMFLQPIRRIATLIETYQRGMAGFSRFIEIMDTPPLIHDKPDAYDMGEVTGHIEFKDVEFSYSDNSQVLNNVTFEIYPGETVAFVGPSGAGKTTLCSLIPRFYEIDNGAITVDGINIQDVTQTSLRKNIGIVQQDVFLFSGTVRDNIAYGKIDATDDEIIQAAKLANAHDFITQLDDGYDTYIGERGVKLSGGQKQRLAIARIFLKNPPILILDEATSALDNQTERVIQESLEALSKDRTTLIIAHRLATIRHAERIFVLTDQGIVEQGTHNQLLDAKGLYYGLYTAQFQN, from the coding sequence ATGATCAAACGATTTATGAAGTACTATAAACCGCATGTGAAGTTATTTTTATTAGATTTTATTTGTGCATTTTTTATGGCAGGTTTAGATTTGGTCTTTCCATCTGCAGTTAGCCATATAATAGATAATGTCCTTCCTGCAAAGGATATGAAACTTATGATACGTATAAGTATATTTTTGCTAGCATTATATATATTATATTATATTTTGCAGTATATAGTGGAGTATTATGGTCATGTTTTGGGGACCAAAATAGAATATGATATGAGGGAGGAACTCTTTCAACATATAGAGAAATTGTCATTTTCATATTTTGATGAAAACAAGACCGGTCATATAATGTCAAGGTTGGTAAATGATCTAAATGATATATCCGAATTGGCCCATCATGGACCTGAGGATCTTTTTATAGCCAGTGTTACTCTTATAGGTACATTCATAATACTCTTAAAGACCCATCTGTGGTTGGGGATTATTACATTTTCGATAGTACCTTTGATGATATGGTTTGCTGTAGACAAGAATAAGCGTATGCAGCTGGCTTTTAAGGATATGAGGCTTAAAATTGCTGATATAAATGCGCAAGCAGAAGATAGCATATCAGGCATAAGAGTGGTTAAATCATTTAATAATGAGGAATATGAGCAGGAAAAATTTAAAAAGGGTAATGAAGGTTTTACACGTTCAAAACAAAATGCATACAAAACTATGGCAGAATTTTTTACTGGTATTAGTTTCTTATCCAATATTATAAATCTTGCAGTATTATTTGCAGGAGGTATATTTTATTACAAGGGGCAGATCACCACTGGTGAGCTCATGGGATTTATTTTATATGTATCTATGTTTTTGCAGCCTATAAGGCGTATAGCTACTCTTATAGAGACTTATCAGAGGGGCATGGCGGGATTTTCTAGATTTATTGAGATAATGGATACACCTCCACTTATACATGATAAACCTGATGCCTATGATATGGGTGAGGTGACTGGACATATAGAGTTTAAGGATGTAGAATTTAGCTATAGTGATAATAGTCAGGTTTTAAACAATGTTACTTTCGAAATATATCCAGGAGAGACGGTTGCTTTTGTAGGGCCATCAGGGGCAGGCAAGACCACTTTATGTAGCCTCATTCCTAGATTCTATGAGATAGATAATGGTGCTATTACTGTAGATGGTATAAATATCCAAGATGTAACACAAACGTCTTTGAGAAAAAATATAGGAATTGTACAGCAGGATGTATTTTTATTTTCTGGTACTGTACGAGATAATATAGCCTATGGTAAAATAGATGCAACAGATGATGAAATAATACAGGCAGCAAAGCTGGCGAATGCCCATGATTTTATTACCCAACTAGATGATGGATATGACACATATATAGGTGAGAGGGGAGTCAAATTATCAGGGGGTCAAAAGCAACGGCTTGCCATAGCGCGTATATTTCTTAAGAATCCCCCGATCCTTATTCTGGATGAAGCAACATCTGCACTGGATAATCAGACTGAACGTGTTATACAAGAATCATTAGAAGCGTTGTCAAAGGATAGGACCACCCTTATAATAGCTCACAGACTGGCTACCATACGGCATGCAGAACGTATATTTGTACTTACAGATCAGGGTATAGTGGAGCAGGGTACACATAATCAGCTTTTGGATGCTAAGGGTCTTTACTATGGGCTATATACAGCTCAATTTCAAAATTGA
- a CDS encoding pseudouridine synthase has protein sequence MANMRLDKLLVNTGIGSRKEVKQYIKQGIVMINNNMASDPGMHVDPEKDSIYIDGNKVEYRDFYYIMLNKPKDVISATWDSTDTTVIDLLPPKYGHVDLFPAGRLDKDTEGLILLTNDGKLSHSLLSPKKKVGKTYFAIIDGCVTQRDIDIFKNGIKLEDDFITLPAQLEIIKAGDKSEVYVTIYEGKFHQIKRMFKYIDKKVAYLKRISIGPLVLDQDLELGEFRELTAQEIEALNNI, from the coding sequence ATGGCAAATATGCGTCTGGATAAACTGCTGGTAAACACCGGTATAGGTAGTCGTAAGGAAGTGAAACAATATATAAAGCAGGGGATTGTGATGATAAATAATAATATGGCCTCTGATCCTGGTATGCATGTTGATCCCGAAAAAGACAGTATATATATTGATGGTAATAAGGTAGAATATAGAGATTTTTATTATATTATGCTGAATAAACCTAAAGATGTCATATCGGCTACTTGGGACAGCACAGATACAACGGTAATAGACCTACTACCTCCTAAATACGGACATGTCGATCTATTCCCTGCAGGCAGATTGGACAAGGACACGGAAGGGCTTATATTACTAACTAATGATGGGAAACTCTCCCACAGCCTACTATCGCCTAAAAAAAAGGTTGGAAAAACCTATTTTGCAATAATAGATGGATGCGTTACACAAAGGGATATCGATATATTTAAAAATGGTATAAAACTAGAAGATGATTTTATCACTCTCCCAGCACAGCTTGAAATTATAAAAGCAGGAGATAAAAGCGAAGTCTATGTAACCATATATGAGGGTAAATTTCATCAAATAAAAAGGATGTTTAAATATATAGACAAAAAAGTGGCGTATTTAAAACGCATATCCATAGGACCATTGGTCCTCGATCAAGATTTAGAACTTGGAGAATTTAGGGAATTAACAGCACAAGAGATAGAAGCTTTGAATAATATATAA
- a CDS encoding class I SAM-dependent methyltransferase, with amino-acid sequence MEHYYSQNPTSSHELIKISYNLNNKSLVFITDTSVFSRHHVDFGSHILISTLPPLEGNILDLGCGYGAIGISIAYLNRNSNVAMSDINERAVKLAHGNIVLNNIPNAVAFQSNGFQDIKDTTYSTIVSNPPIRAGKKVIYPMFEQSIDYLIPGGCLYIVIQKKQGASSAVEKLKSIYGNCKVINKEKGYWILKSIKV; translated from the coding sequence ATGGAGCATTATTATTCTCAAAACCCTACATCATCCCATGAACTTATAAAAATATCGTATAACCTAAACAACAAAAGCTTGGTATTTATAACCGATACATCAGTTTTTTCTAGGCATCATGTAGATTTCGGCAGTCATATACTAATATCTACCCTGCCACCCCTTGAGGGCAATATATTGGATCTAGGTTGTGGATATGGTGCCATAGGCATATCAATAGCCTATCTAAACCGTAATTCCAATGTCGCTATGTCCGATATAAATGAACGCGCTGTAAAATTGGCACATGGCAATATTGTATTAAACAATATTCCAAATGCAGTAGCCTTCCAGAGTAATGGATTTCAAGACATAAAGGATACTACATACAGCACAATAGTAAGCAATCCTCCTATTAGGGCAGGAAAAAAAGTAATATATCCCATGTTTGAACAAAGTATTGACTATCTTATACCTGGAGGTTGCTTATATATAGTAATACAAAAAAAACAGGGGGCCTCCTCTGCTGTAGAAAAACTTAAATCCATATATGGAAATTGTAAAGTTATAAATAAGGAAAAAGGTTATTGGATACTTAAAAGTATCAAAGTATAA
- the rpiB gene encoding ribose 5-phosphate isomerase B, with amino-acid sequence MIAIGSDHAGYHLKESIKKHLDKKGIQYKDFGCHSEERAEYASYAEKVANAVSSGEYEKGLLFCGTGIGMSIAANKVKGIRAVVCSECYSAIMSRRHNDANILALGGRVVGVDLAAMIVDMWLDTPFEGGRHKARVDMISEIEGKNIQKGC; translated from the coding sequence ATGATAGCTATAGGGAGTGACCACGCAGGTTATCATTTGAAAGAATCAATAAAAAAACATTTAGATAAAAAGGGTATTCAATACAAAGACTTTGGTTGTCATTCAGAAGAACGGGCAGAATATGCATCCTATGCAGAAAAGGTAGCAAATGCAGTATCGAGTGGAGAATATGAAAAGGGGCTACTATTTTGTGGGACAGGCATAGGCATGTCCATAGCTGCAAACAAGGTAAAGGGTATAAGGGCTGTAGTATGTAGCGAATGCTATAGTGCTATCATGTCTAGAAGGCACAATGATGCTAATATACTGGCTTTAGGAGGTAGAGTGGTAGGAGTGGATCTAGCTGCCATGATAGTGGATATGTGGCTTGATACTCCCTTTGAAGGCGGGAGGCATAAAGCTCGTGTGGATATGATATCAGAGATAGAAGGAAAGAATATACAAAAAGGGTGCTAA
- the cls gene encoding cardiolipin synthase → MNTSQLNVSISNVNISLLLFIINICFAFVLVFLERRNPTVTWAWLLVFMFVPVIGFLLYLLMGQDLRKKKLFKAKGEDDIKKLAERHAEKLKDGRVITLSPIILDDKDIINLHFENSRSLLTQNNHVTILADGQQKFDMLIDCIKNAQHHIHMEYYIIRNDVLGNQIRDLLAQRAREGIEVRLLYDGLGCRKLPRHFFRPITQAGGYAYEFYPPFFPYINIRVNYRNHRKIAIIDGETAFIGGFNIGDEYLGKIPKFGYWRDTHLMLSGDSVDYLQLRFMMDWQFAVSNQHIPPFAEEYFPPKKRVGNTNIQIVSSGPDSQWESIRQGFFKMITKAQKNIYIQTPYFVPDDSIAEALKIAALGGIDVKIMIPCKPDHPFVYWASTSYIGELLEAGAKAYTYMNGFLHSKAVMVDGRIASVGTANMDIRSFKVNFEVNAFIYDPNVVNDLEQIFINDLSYCREITKETYKDRSLVIKFKESVSRLVSPLL, encoded by the coding sequence ATGAATACTTCTCAACTTAACGTTAGCATAAGCAACGTAAATATAAGTCTCCTACTCTTTATAATAAATATATGTTTTGCCTTCGTTCTGGTATTCTTGGAAAGGCGTAATCCAACGGTTACATGGGCATGGCTTTTGGTTTTTATGTTTGTCCCCGTGATAGGCTTTTTGCTATACCTTTTAATGGGACAGGATCTTAGAAAAAAGAAACTCTTTAAGGCAAAGGGAGAAGATGATATAAAAAAGCTGGCAGAAAGGCATGCAGAAAAATTAAAGGATGGAAGGGTGATAACCCTAAGCCCAATAATATTGGATGATAAAGATATAATAAACTTGCACTTTGAAAATTCCCGTTCCCTCCTTACACAAAATAACCATGTAACCATATTGGCTGATGGGCAACAAAAATTTGATATGTTGATTGATTGTATAAAAAATGCACAGCATCACATACATATGGAATATTATATAATTCGTAATGATGTACTGGGAAATCAAATAAGGGATCTACTCGCTCAAAGGGCAAGAGAAGGAATAGAGGTACGCTTATTGTACGATGGGCTAGGATGTCGTAAACTGCCTAGGCATTTTTTTAGGCCCATCACCCAGGCAGGTGGCTATGCATATGAATTTTATCCACCTTTTTTCCCATACATAAATATAAGGGTTAATTATAGGAATCATAGAAAGATAGCTATAATAGATGGAGAAACTGCTTTTATAGGAGGGTTTAATATAGGAGATGAATACCTTGGAAAAATACCAAAATTCGGGTACTGGAGGGATACCCATCTTATGCTATCAGGAGATAGCGTTGATTATCTACAGCTTAGATTTATGATGGACTGGCAGTTTGCTGTATCTAATCAACATATACCCCCATTCGCAGAAGAATATTTTCCCCCTAAAAAGAGGGTGGGCAATACCAATATACAGATAGTTTCTAGCGGACCCGATTCTCAATGGGAATCCATACGCCAAGGTTTTTTTAAGATGATTACCAAAGCTCAAAAAAATATATATATTCAAACCCCATATTTTGTACCTGATGATAGTATAGCTGAAGCGCTAAAAATAGCAGCACTAGGTGGGATAGATGTAAAAATCATGATTCCTTGTAAACCAGATCACCCATTTGTATATTGGGCATCTACTTCATATATAGGAGAGCTGTTGGAGGCGGGAGCTAAGGCATATACCTATATGAATGGATTTCTCCACAGCAAAGCTGTAATGGTAGATGGACGCATAGCATCAGTAGGCACTGCAAACATGGATATCAGAAGTTTCAAAGTGAATTTTGAAGTTAATGCATTCATATATGATCCTAATGTAGTAAACGATTTGGAACAAATATTTATAAACGATCTTTCCTATTGTAGAGAGATAACTAAAGAAACCTATAAGGATAGATCCCTTGTTATAAAGTTTAAAGAATCGGTATCAAGGTTGGTATCTCCCCTACTATAA
- a CDS encoding glucuronate isomerase has product MITSYKQLRQVVDTTVANTKITDVHTHLYSPCFKDMLLWGIDELLNYHYLVAETFRWLNIPYEDFWSMDKKAQANLIWKTLFEDNSPYSEACRGVLTTLKKLGLDVGSRDIDSYRSFFAGFSVEDYVDRVFEVSGVEKVIMTNNPFDQEERDIWLNSYVPDSRFKAALRIDPLLIDTCNALNKLKDWGYNIGDELNDNTYKEVIRFLSEWIERMDALYVAASLPYDFCFPDDSVSTKIIENCILPVCREYNIPFALMIGVKRLINPDLKLAGDGVGKGSIESVEYLCAKYPHNKFMVTMLSRENQHELAVSARKFRNLLVFGCWWFLNNPSLIDEITRMRFELLGVSVIPQHSDARVLDQLIYKWEHSKNIIADVLYDKYKDLMDTGWRISEDEIERDVQKLFGGNFWTFLSAKF; this is encoded by the coding sequence ATGATTACGAGTTATAAACAATTAAGACAGGTTGTGGATACTACGGTGGCAAATACAAAAATAACGGATGTGCATACTCACCTTTATTCACCATGTTTCAAAGATATGCTTCTTTGGGGTATTGATGAACTTTTAAATTACCACTATTTAGTGGCTGAAACCTTTAGATGGCTTAATATACCCTACGAAGATTTTTGGTCAATGGATAAAAAGGCCCAGGCCAATCTTATATGGAAAACACTGTTTGAGGATAATAGTCCATATAGTGAGGCTTGTAGAGGCGTGTTGACTACTCTAAAAAAGTTGGGATTAGATGTTGGAAGCAGGGATATTGACTCATATAGATCGTTTTTTGCAGGGTTTAGCGTAGAAGATTATGTTGATAGGGTATTTGAAGTAAGTGGAGTAGAAAAGGTGATTATGACAAACAACCCATTTGATCAGGAAGAGAGGGATATATGGCTAAATAGCTATGTACCAGATAGTAGATTTAAGGCTGCTCTCCGTATAGATCCACTGCTTATTGATACTTGCAATGCACTTAATAAGCTTAAGGATTGGGGATATAACATAGGGGATGAACTTAATGATAACACATATAAGGAAGTAATAAGATTTTTATCCGAATGGATAGAGAGAATGGATGCATTATATGTTGCAGCTTCATTACCATATGATTTTTGTTTCCCGGATGATTCGGTAAGTACAAAGATAATAGAAAACTGCATACTGCCTGTATGTAGGGAATATAACATTCCTTTTGCCCTTATGATAGGTGTAAAACGGCTTATAAATCCTGACTTAAAGTTGGCTGGTGATGGGGTAGGAAAGGGCAGCATAGAATCGGTAGAATATCTATGTGCTAAATATCCCCATAACAAATTTATGGTTACCATGTTATCCAGGGAAAATCAACATGAACTGGCTGTATCAGCAAGGAAATTTAGAAATCTATTAGTATTTGGTTGCTGGTGGTTTTTAAATAACCCTAGTTTAATAGATGAGATTACTAGAATGAGATTTGAACTTTTAGGTGTAAGTGTTATACCACAACATTCAGATGCGAGAGTATTGGATCAGTTGATTTATAAATGGGAGCATTCAAAAAATATTATTGCAGATGTGCTATATGATAAGTATAAGGATCTAATGGATACGGGATGGCGTATTTCTGAAGATGAAATAGAGAGGGATGTTCAAAAACTTTTTGGAGGTAACTTTTGGACATTCTTATCAGCAAAATTTTAA
- a CDS encoding carbohydrate-binding family 9-like protein — protein sequence MKKSYVIKRVDKDNINRVGFWDDIPKASIDNYPWDNNGYMPETYVKLCYTEDGLYIRFFSKEPEIKAIYTKPNESAYKDSCVEFFINPNPYKDDRYMNFETNCIGTLLLGIGRGRQNRELISPKEQRVFNISTMLSVDTMSDYDGEGWDIIYTIPFSFIKKYYEQIEIGSGHEMLGNFYKCGDGTKYPHFGCWNRIENDMPDFHRPECFGKLILE from the coding sequence GTGAAAAAATCATATGTAATAAAGCGGGTAGATAAGGATAATATAAATAGAGTTGGTTTTTGGGATGATATACCTAAAGCAAGTATAGACAATTATCCATGGGATAATAATGGTTATATGCCTGAGACATATGTTAAGTTATGCTATACAGAGGATGGACTTTATATACGATTTTTTTCCAAGGAACCTGAGATAAAGGCAATATACACCAAACCTAATGAATCGGCATATAAGGATAGTTGTGTGGAGTTTTTCATAAATCCAAATCCGTACAAAGATGATCGATATATGAATTTTGAAACCAATTGCATTGGCACTCTATTATTAGGTATAGGCAGAGGGCGACAGAATAGAGAACTAATCTCTCCTAAAGAGCAAAGGGTCTTTAATATAAGTACAATGCTTTCGGTTGATACCATGTCTGATTATGATGGTGAGGGTTGGGACATTATATATACCATACCCTTTTCATTCATTAAGAAATATTATGAACAAATTGAAATAGGTTCAGGACATGAAATGTTGGGAAATTTTTATAAATGTGGCGATGGAACTAAATATCCACATTTTGGATGTTGGAATAGGATAGAAAATGATATGCCGGATTTTCATAGACCAGAATGCTTTGGAAAATTAATATTAGAATAA
- a CDS encoding aldo/keto reductase yields MQYRHFDRWGFDTSIFGIGCMRLPVIKSEDGKEQIDEKQAIEMIRYGIDHGVNYIDTAYPYHDGQSEPVVGKALKDGYREKIKLATKLPVWQTKKYEDFEKILDEQLQKLDVDYIDFYLLHSLSKSTWEKVKKLGVLDFLDDMVKKGKIKHPAFSFHDEFDVFNDIIDSYDWHMCQIQLNILDENNQAGVKGLKYAGSKNIPVVIMEPLRGGKLANVPQDVSQIWNKYSMKRSPVEWAFRWVYNFPEVAVILSGVSNMEQLKDNLEIFHHATPNSMTPEEQKLVHEVQTLYNSKIKVRCTNCRYCMPCPSRVSIPYIFSLYNDASMYDDFPAYKDEYKKLIEKGKDASNCVQCGNCESVCPQSISIIDHLKEADEQFKRVL; encoded by the coding sequence ATGCAATACAGACATTTTGACAGATGGGGATTTGATACATCAATATTCGGCATAGGTTGTATGCGCCTGCCAGTTATAAAATCAGAAGATGGTAAGGAACAAATAGACGAAAAACAGGCCATAGAGATGATAAGATACGGGATAGATCATGGAGTAAACTATATAGATACTGCATATCCCTATCACGATGGCCAAAGTGAACCAGTCGTAGGAAAGGCATTGAAGGATGGATACAGGGAAAAGATAAAACTAGCTACAAAGCTTCCTGTATGGCAAACAAAAAAATATGAAGACTTTGAAAAAATTTTAGACGAACAGCTTCAAAAATTAGATGTGGATTATATAGACTTCTATCTGCTCCACTCCCTCAGTAAATCAACCTGGGAAAAGGTAAAAAAGCTTGGAGTGTTGGATTTTTTAGATGACATGGTTAAAAAGGGGAAGATAAAACATCCAGCCTTTTCATTTCACGACGAATTTGATGTATTTAATGATATTATAGATTCATATGACTGGCATATGTGCCAAATACAGTTAAACATATTGGATGAAAACAATCAAGCAGGGGTAAAAGGATTAAAATATGCAGGTAGCAAAAACATTCCAGTGGTCATAATGGAACCCCTCCGGGGAGGCAAACTGGCAAATGTACCTCAGGATGTATCACAGATCTGGAATAAATATAGCATGAAGCGTAGCCCTGTAGAATGGGCCTTCCGATGGGTATATAACTTTCCAGAGGTTGCCGTTATATTAAGCGGCGTTAGCAATATGGAGCAGCTCAAGGACAATCTGGAGATATTCCATCATGCTACCCCAAATTCCATGACTCCGGAAGAACAAAAACTAGTACATGAGGTTCAAACGCTCTACAACAGCAAAATAAAGGTTAGATGTACCAACTGTAGATACTGTATGCCTTGTCCATCAAGGGTATCTATTCCATATATTTTTAGTCTTTATAATGATGCATCCATGTATGATGATTTCCCTGCATACAAAGATGAATATAAAAAACTGATAGAAAAAGGAAAAGATGCATCTAACTGTGTACAATGCGGCAACTGCGAATCTGTATGCCCGCAGAGCATATCAATAATTGACCATCTAAAAGAAGCTGATGAACAATTTAAAAGGGTGCTATAA